One stretch of Phycisphaerae bacterium DNA includes these proteins:
- a CDS encoding acetate--CoA ligase family protein produces the protein MISSSGAGLDTIFRPRSIAVLGVTNTPGTVPHDIFVNLLNGRFNGPVYPVAPRKRHIAGVKAYDYVLDIPDPIDMAILVFPGRVCELALEQCGQKGIKAAIIISAGFREVGPAGAEREENIKAIARKYGMRLIGPNCLGAINTEPDVQMNASFARAMPAAGSIAFISQSGALCTAVLDYAQGMNIGFSKFVSLGNKADVTEVDLLSYLADDPQTSVILMYLEEIRRGRELVQVAQHITAASKTPKPILAIKGGRTAQGAAAAQSHTGALASSDVVCNAVFEQAGIIRSKSIEEMFNTARLLAYQPLPRGNRIAIVTNAGGPGVMATDAAIERGLELAKFAPETKAKLKKALPAAANMKNPIDVIGDARDDRYRAAMDAVYEDPNVDQILVILTPQSMTNITTIAQAVCEEQKRHADKQKPLMCSFMGAKDVAAGIAILQNHGIPHYVLPEWATDAMEDAVRYRRWRDRKRTRIRIYEDVDRDTAASIIREASDGYLIEPLALKVLASYGLPVVPSELTQTADEAVAAADRLGYPVVLRVVSTSIVHKFDVKGVMLNLRNADELRAACREMREAILEKYSAGDIAGFLVRKMIPAGKEVILGLSRDPVFGHVIMCGLGGIYVEALKDVTFRITPISEATATRMINSLRTTAVLKGLRGEAPSDIPAIEDCLKRLSQLATDFTDIAELDINPLIVHPAGQGCHVADVRIRIQKLT, from the coding sequence TTGATCAGTTCTTCCGGCGCCGGTCTTGACACCATCTTCCGTCCGCGGTCCATCGCGGTGTTGGGCGTTACGAACACGCCGGGTACCGTGCCGCACGACATTTTCGTCAATCTGCTCAACGGGCGATTCAACGGACCGGTTTATCCGGTGGCCCCGCGCAAGCGGCACATCGCCGGGGTGAAAGCCTACGACTACGTGCTGGACATACCCGACCCCATCGACATGGCCATCCTGGTTTTTCCGGGCCGGGTGTGCGAGTTGGCGCTGGAGCAATGCGGACAGAAGGGCATCAAGGCGGCAATCATCATCTCGGCCGGTTTCCGTGAGGTGGGTCCCGCGGGTGCTGAGCGGGAGGAGAACATCAAAGCCATCGCCCGCAAATACGGCATGCGGCTCATTGGCCCCAACTGCCTGGGGGCGATCAACACCGAACCGGACGTGCAGATGAACGCCAGCTTCGCGCGGGCCATGCCGGCGGCGGGGAGTATCGCGTTTATTTCGCAAAGCGGCGCGCTGTGCACGGCCGTGCTCGACTACGCCCAGGGCATGAATATCGGCTTCTCGAAATTCGTCAGCCTGGGCAACAAGGCGGATGTGACCGAGGTCGATCTATTGTCGTATCTGGCCGATGATCCGCAGACCTCGGTCATTCTGATGTATCTGGAGGAGATCCGGCGAGGGCGTGAACTGGTGCAGGTGGCCCAGCACATCACGGCGGCCAGCAAGACCCCTAAACCCATTCTGGCGATCAAGGGCGGACGAACGGCCCAGGGGGCGGCGGCGGCCCAGTCTCACACCGGGGCGTTGGCTTCGTCTGACGTAGTGTGCAATGCCGTCTTCGAGCAGGCGGGAATCATCCGCTCGAAGAGCATCGAGGAGATGTTCAATACCGCCCGGTTGTTGGCCTACCAGCCGCTGCCTCGGGGAAACCGCATCGCGATTGTGACCAACGCAGGCGGCCCGGGTGTCATGGCGACAGATGCCGCGATCGAGCGCGGGCTGGAACTGGCGAAATTCGCCCCCGAGACCAAGGCCAAACTGAAAAAGGCCCTTCCGGCGGCGGCAAACATGAAGAACCCGATCGACGTGATCGGTGACGCTCGTGACGATCGCTATCGAGCCGCCATGGATGCAGTTTACGAAGACCCCAACGTCGATCAGATACTGGTTATTCTGACGCCGCAGTCGATGACGAACATCACCACAATCGCACAGGCCGTCTGCGAAGAACAGAAGCGCCACGCCGACAAGCAAAAACCGCTGATGTGTTCATTCATGGGAGCCAAAGACGTGGCCGCCGGTATCGCGATTCTGCAAAACCATGGTATCCCACACTACGTGCTGCCTGAGTGGGCGACCGACGCCATGGAAGATGCCGTCCGATACCGCCGGTGGCGCGATCGCAAACGCACGAGGATCAGGATTTATGAAGACGTGGATCGGGACACGGCCGCGTCGATCATCCGGGAGGCCTCCGACGGCTACCTGATCGAGCCGCTGGCCCTTAAGGTGCTGGCGTCCTATGGGCTGCCCGTTGTTCCTTCCGAGCTGACCCAAACGGCGGACGAAGCGGTGGCTGCGGCCGACCGCCTCGGATATCCCGTCGTCCTTCGCGTTGTGTCGACGAGCATCGTACACAAGTTCGATGTCAAGGGCGTGATGCTCAATCTCAGGAACGCTGACGAGCTGCGCGCGGCGTGCCGGGAAATGCGCGAGGCCATTCTGGAGAAGTATAGCGCCGGTGATATCGCCGGCTTCCTGGTGCGTAAGATGATCCCGGCCGGCAAGGAGGTCATTCTTGGTCTGAGCCGCGACCCCGTGTTCGGGCACGTCATCATGTGCGGGCTGGGAGGAATCTACGTCGAGGCGCTCAAGGATGTGACCTTCCGAATCACGCCCATCAGCGAGGCCACGGCGACGCGAATGATCAACAGCCTGCGAACCACCGCCGTGCTCAAGGGCCTGAGAGGCGAAGCTCCCAGCGACATCCCGGCCATTGAGGATTGCCTCAAGCGGCTTTCCCAATTGGCCACTGATTTTACCGATATCGCTGAACTGGACATCAACCCGCTGATCGTCCATCCGGCCGGCCAGGGATGTCACGTGGCCGACGTCCGCATCCGTATTCAGAAGCTGACGTGA
- a CDS encoding putative sugar nucleotidyl transferase, protein MKLVVFEDSQFDRFLPLAWVRGVFELKTGATTLREKIERAAGTKATAVIARHYLAACVRRRSGSAAVNDLRGCKGDEVLFVNSRVRASQWTPPAKDGAQWHGDQLAVWRTRDDVSGITDYDGLVAAASRTPKEEYTGKWFDYIWDVMLCNPEEIVADFKAAGRNGVHGTMHESSVIYGPREQVFVGEGAEIHPFVCIDSRHGPVTLEAGVEVHPFTRIEGPCYVGANSILLGAKVREGCSIGPMCRVGGEVEESIIHGYSNKYHDGFLGHAYVGEWVNLGALTTNSDLKNDYSTVSMMMGGRTIDTGSTKVGSMIGDHVKTSIGTLLNTGTIVGTMAILVATGAPLPKYIPPFAWFLNGFVGKGFGLNVLISTARTAMSRRKVELTADEEQLLRHVFQLTDEERMSYVRKGRRAMLKK, encoded by the coding sequence ATGAAGCTCGTCGTTTTTGAGGACAGTCAGTTCGATCGTTTTCTGCCGCTGGCCTGGGTCCGGGGGGTTTTTGAGCTGAAGACCGGGGCGACTACGCTCCGCGAGAAGATCGAGCGGGCCGCCGGCACCAAGGCCACGGCCGTCATCGCTCGCCATTACCTCGCTGCCTGTGTCCGCCGGCGCAGCGGTTCCGCGGCCGTCAACGACCTTCGCGGCTGCAAGGGCGACGAGGTGCTCTTCGTGAATTCCCGCGTGCGGGCGTCGCAGTGGACGCCGCCCGCCAAGGACGGGGCGCAGTGGCACGGCGACCAGTTGGCCGTATGGCGGACGAGGGACGACGTCAGCGGGATCACCGACTACGACGGCCTGGTTGCGGCGGCGAGCAGGACGCCCAAGGAGGAGTACACCGGCAAATGGTTCGACTACATTTGGGACGTCATGCTGTGCAACCCGGAGGAGATCGTTGCGGATTTCAAGGCTGCCGGCCGCAACGGCGTTCACGGCACGATGCATGAGTCGTCCGTGATCTACGGCCCGCGCGAGCAGGTCTTTGTCGGCGAAGGTGCCGAGATTCACCCCTTCGTATGTATTGACTCGCGTCATGGTCCGGTCACCTTGGAGGCAGGGGTTGAGGTACACCCCTTCACCCGCATCGAGGGACCTTGCTACGTGGGCGCCAATAGCATTCTGCTTGGGGCCAAGGTTCGGGAGGGATGCAGCATCGGTCCGATGTGTCGTGTCGGCGGAGAGGTCGAGGAGAGCATTATTCACGGGTACTCAAACAAGTATCACGACGGCTTTCTGGGCCACGCGTACGTCGGCGAGTGGGTCAATCTTGGCGCCCTCACGACCAACAGCGACCTGAAGAATGACTATTCCACGGTCAGCATGATGATGGGGGGCCGAACCATCGATACCGGTTCGACCAAGGTCGGCAGCATGATCGGTGATCACGTGAAGACGAGTATCGGCACTCTTCTGAACACCGGCACGATCGTCGGCACGATGGCCATTCTGGTGGCCACCGGGGCCCCGCTGCCGAAGTATATTCCGCCCTTTGCCTGGTTCCTCAACGGCTTCGTCGGGAAGGGTTTCGGGTTGAATGTGCTGATCTCGACGGCCCGCACGGCCATGTCGCGCCGGAAGGTCGAGCTGACCGCGGACGAAGAGCAGCTCCTGCGGCACGTTTTCCAGCTCACGGACGAGGAGCGCATGAGTTATGTCCGCAAGGGTCGCCGGGCGATGCTCAAGAAGTAA
- the nagB gene encoding glucosamine-6-phosphate deaminase: MEVIITKTADEASAFAADIIERKLMSKPAAVLGLATGSTPVGLYKELAKRHREKGLDFSKVTTFNLDEYVGLPPSHPQSYRYFMEENLFKHINVPASAIHVPYGHADSVLDFCAWYEDEIKRSGGIDIQILGIGGDGHIAFNEPGSSLGSRTRLKTLTEQTIRDNARFFSSMDEVPRFAITMGVGTILEARQIILLAFGASKADIVAEAVEGPVTSQVTASALQLHPDVTVLLDQPAAAKLKRADYYRWVFEQKRRLVPKLIGHGG; encoded by the coding sequence ATGGAAGTCATCATTACCAAGACGGCCGACGAGGCGAGTGCTTTCGCGGCCGATATCATCGAACGCAAGTTGATGTCCAAGCCTGCCGCCGTCCTGGGGCTGGCAACCGGTTCGACGCCGGTCGGGTTGTACAAAGAGCTAGCCAAGCGCCATCGCGAGAAGGGGCTCGACTTCTCCAAGGTCACCACGTTCAATCTCGACGAATATGTCGGTCTGCCGCCGAGCCACCCTCAGAGTTATCGTTACTTCATGGAGGAAAACCTCTTCAAGCACATCAACGTCCCGGCCAGCGCGATCCATGTCCCTTACGGGCATGCCGACTCGGTCCTGGATTTCTGCGCCTGGTACGAGGACGAGATCAAGCGGAGCGGCGGCATTGATATTCAGATTCTTGGAATCGGCGGCGACGGGCATATCGCCTTCAACGAGCCCGGTTCATCGCTCGGCTCCCGGACCCGCCTCAAGACCCTGACCGAGCAGACCATCCGCGACAACGCCCGCTTCTTCAGCAGCATGGACGAAGTGCCGCGGTTCGCCATCACCATGGGCGTCGGCACGATCCTGGAAGCACGGCAGATCATCCTGTTGGCCTTTGGGGCCTCCAAGGCCGATATCGTGGCCGAGGCCGTCGAAGGTCCCGTTACCTCGCAGGTGACCGCCAGTGCCCTGCAACTGCATCCGGACGTGACCGTTCTCCTCGATCAGCCCGCTGCGGCCAAGCTCAAACGGGCGGATTACTACCGCTGGGTATTCGAACAGAAGAGGCGGCTGGTGCCCAAACTCATCGGCCACGGAGGCTGA
- a CDS encoding acyl carrier protein gives MADQDVLNRVIKVTARVLNLEPETIKPEHSFAFDLGAESVQSVELVAAFEEEFGIEMDEDAALAVATVGAAADFIGKHLKG, from the coding sequence ATGGCAGATCAGGACGTACTCAATCGTGTGATCAAAGTGACCGCTCGTGTGTTGAACCTCGAACCGGAGACGATCAAGCCCGAGCACAGCTTCGCTTTCGATCTGGGAGCCGAGTCTGTGCAGAGTGTCGAGTTGGTCGCTGCCTTTGAGGAGGAATTCGGCATCGAGATGGACGAAGATGCCGCTCTGGCCGTGGCCACCGTCGGGGCCGCAGCCGATTTCATTGGCAAACACTTGAAAGGCTGA
- a CDS encoding NAD(+)/NADH kinase — MARPRVVVVYNPDKPHVEATKTALLEDLRQRIDVVATGPIADTARLAESKPDRLIVLGGDGSILAVVRALKERQVPIIGVNFGKLGFLAEFTVEELDRNLDAAVSASAAVSPRMMIAAEIADNARLVAQSVAVNDCVVQAGPPFRMVELSVSVNGDHLTNISGDGLVLATPSGSTAHNMSVGGPILQPETRAMVLSPISAHSLTHRPLVFAGDSVIEVVAHSVNQGTTLVIDGQVSLPVHAGDRITVRRWPADFQLVRNPAYSKWHTLTTKLKWGR; from the coding sequence ATGGCTCGGCCGCGCGTGGTAGTGGTCTACAACCCGGACAAGCCTCATGTGGAGGCGACAAAGACGGCGTTGCTGGAGGACTTGCGTCAGCGGATCGATGTGGTGGCAACAGGGCCCATCGCCGACACGGCCAGGTTGGCAGAGTCAAAGCCGGATCGACTGATCGTGCTCGGAGGCGACGGCAGTATCCTGGCCGTGGTTCGCGCCCTTAAGGAACGGCAGGTACCGATCATCGGGGTCAATTTCGGCAAACTCGGCTTCCTGGCCGAGTTTACCGTCGAAGAGCTGGACAGAAACCTGGATGCCGCGGTGAGTGCCTCGGCGGCGGTAAGTCCGCGAATGATGATCGCGGCAGAGATTGCCGACAACGCGAGACTCGTTGCTCAGTCGGTTGCGGTCAACGACTGCGTCGTGCAGGCCGGGCCGCCCTTCCGTATGGTCGAGCTTTCGGTATCGGTCAACGGCGACCATCTGACCAACATCAGCGGCGACGGCTTGGTGCTGGCAACTCCAAGCGGCTCGACGGCACACAACATGTCGGTCGGTGGTCCTATTCTTCAACCCGAGACCCGAGCCATGGTCCTGTCACCCATCAGTGCCCATTCGTTGACCCATCGGCCCCTGGTCTTCGCGGGTGATTCGGTCATCGAGGTTGTCGCGCACAGCGTCAATCAGGGTACGACGCTGGTGATCGACGGCCAGGTCTCGTTGCCGGTTCACGCGGGTGATCGCATCACTGTTCGTCGGTGGCCCGCTGATTTCCAGTTGGTTCGCAACCCGGCCTATTCAAAATGGCACACGCTGACCACGAAACTCAAGTGGGGAAGATAG